Within the Saccharomonospora amisosensis genome, the region GACAGCGCGGGCCGACGCGTCATGGTTGGGACACCGGTGCCTACGCACGCCGGATCGGCGCGTTCGGCTGGCACACCGTGGAGATCGACGGCCACGACGTCGATCAGATCGAGCGCGCCTACAGCGAGGCGGAGCGATCCGACCTGCCCACGGCGATACTGGCCCGCACCAGGAAGGGCAAGGGCGTCGCGGCTGTCGAGGACGCCGAGGGCGCCCACGGCAAACCGTTGCCAGACACCGAATCGGCGATCGAGGAACTCGGCGGGCGCCGTTCCATCCGTGTCGAGGTGACCAGACCGCAGGCTGACGACCGGCTGCCGAAGCTGACCACGAGGTCGCTGGAGCTACCGGTCTACTTGGCGGGCGAGCAGGTGGCCACCCGTACCGCGTTCGGCGAGGCCATCACGGCGCTCGGCAGGGTCCGCTCGGACATCGTCGTGCTCGACGGCGAGGTCGGCGACTCCACGCGCAGCCAGTTCTTCCAGCGCGAGCACCCCGAACGGTTCTTCCAGTTCTACATCGCAGAGCAGCAGATGATCGCGGCGGCCGTGGCGATGCAGGTGCGCGGCTGGGTGCCCTATGCCGCGACCTTCTCCGCCTTCCTCAGCCGCGCCTACGACTTCGTGCGGATGGCAGCCGTGAGCGGAGCGGACCTCTGCCTGATCGGCTCGCACGCGGGGGTTTCCATCGGTCAGGACGGGCCTTCGCAGATGGGGCTCGAGGACCTGGCGATGTTCCGCGCGCTTTGGCGCAGCATCGTGCTCTATCCCTGCGATGCCAACCAGACGGCACACCTCACCGCCGCGATGGCCGATCACGCGGGAATCCGGTACCTGCGCACCACCAGGGGTGACACTCCGGTGTTGTACGGCGGGGAGGAGACATTCCCCATCGGGGGTAGCAAGGTGCTGCGCTCCTCACCCGACGACCAGGTCACGATCGTCGGCGCGGGAATCACGGTGCACGAGGCACTGGCCGCCGCCGACCGGCTCGCCGACGACGGGGTCGCGGCCCGCGTGATCGACCTGTACTCGGTTAAGCCGGTGGACGTCGTGACCCTGCACCAGGCGGCCGCCGAAACCGGGCGGATCGTCACAGTGGAGGACCACTGGCCACAGGGCGGGCTCGGCGACGCCGTGCTCGACGCGTTCACACAGAGCACGGCATTTCCTCGAGTGGCGAAGCTCGGGATACTCGCCCTGCCAGGCTCGGCGACCCCTGAAGAGCAGTTGCAGCACGCGGCGATCGACGCCGACGCGATCGTGGAAGCCGCGCTCGGCCTCGTCGAGAGCTGAGGCGTGGAGAGCCGGGGCGTCGAAGGCCGGAGCGACAAGGGCTCAGACCAAGGGCCGCTGCTCGACGAAACCGAGCGCGGGCGGTGCCGGCCGGAGCGGTTGTTCAGCGGCCGAACCGCCAGCGCAACCTCCAACGCCGCCGACGGTGCTCGGTCGCCTCGTAGGTCGCGGCCGCCACGAACCCGTAGGCCAGGTGCGGCACCACATCGCTGAGCCAGTCCGACACCCCCCACGTGCGCGGATCGGTGATACCCAGCACGGTCATCGGTGCGCTCGAACCGATCATCGCGGCAATACCGGCTACCGTGCCGCCCGCGAGCCGCGGGGGGCGCCAGCCGAGTTCGCGCAGCACGCCGTACCCGACTCCGACCGTGGTACCGGTGACCATGCCCAACATCGCGCCAAGCCCGGACTTGCGGCTCTCCTGCTTGTCCTCGTCTCCCGGGATCGAGGTGCCCGTCTTCTCGCTGAGCTTCTCGACGGTGCGCTCCGGCGTGCTGCTGGCCGGACGGCCACGCAGCACCATGTCCAGGTATGTCGCGGCCTGCAACGCCGTTGTACCGGCGGCGCCAGCGGCGGCGCCTCGCATGATCGCACTCAACATGTCGTTCGGGTACCCACGGCGAGTAGCTCGGAACCGGAGTGTGTAGATCCGGTCGTGCTGGGTAACCGGCCGCCGTGGTGCGGCAGACCGCAACGACCGTCCATTCCCGATCCCGGCTGCTCGGTATCGCCGTATTCGCCGTGTTGTCCGTACTCGCGCTGCTTGTCGCCAAGTGGTGGCCGTACGCGGGCAAGACGGTGTCGCTGGCGGACGGCGGCACGTGGCAGGGCGGTTCGTTGCTGGACACCAGCACCCCCGAACCCGGACTCGCGGCGGGTTGGGAGTTCCTGCTCTCCTACGGCGAAGCGGTGTGGCTCGCGCTGGTGGCCGCCGTGCTGATCGGCGCGGCGATCGAAGCGCTCCTTCCCCGCGACTGGCTCGCGCGTTCCCTTGGCAGGTGGGGACCGATCGGCGGCGGCTTGCTGGCACTGCCGAGCATGATGTGCACCTGTTGCGCCGCACCGATCGTGAAGTCGATGCGTCGCGGGGGCGCGCGAACCGGCCCCGCCGTCGCCTACTGGCTGGGAAACCCCGTGCTCAACCCTGCGGTACTGGTGTTCCTCCTGCTCATGTTCCCGTGGCAGTGGGCCGCGACCAGGCTCGTCGCCGGGCTGGCACTCGTGCTGGGTGTATCCGCGCTCGCAGCCAGGTTCGCACGTGAACAAGCCGTTTCCGGTGTTCCTCGGCCGATGCCCGTTCCCGCCGACCTGACGGGCTCGGCACGCCGGTTCGCCCTGGCGCTGGCCCGCTTCGCGCTGCTGCTCGTGCCCGCGTATGCCCTGCTGGTGTTCGCGGTGGGCGCGCTGCGCGGCTGGCTGCTTCCGCTGGGTCCGGAGCTTGCCGGCGCCTCCGCCGTGGCCGCGGTGGTCGCCGCGGTGCTCGGCCTGCTCGTGGTGATCCCGACAGCGGGCGAGATCCCGGTGGTGCTCGCGCTGGCCGCCGCGGGGTTCTCCCCGTTCGTGCTCGGGATCTTGCTGATCACCCTGCCCGCGGTGAGCCTGCCCTCGATGTTGCTGCTGGCCCGCACGCTGACCTGGCGCACAACGGCGATCGTCGCGGCAGGCGTCACGGCCGCCGGGGTGCTCGCGGGTGCGCTGCTCACCGGGCTGAGCGCAACCGGTGCGCTATGACGGGCGGTGCGCCGCGAAAGAATCCGAACACTGTTACGCCTTGACGTCCTATAGTGTGCTCGTGGCTGCGGAGCAGCGAAGCGCGATGGAGCGTGTGGTGGAGCGCAGCATTGCGCTCGACGGGCTACTGCGCGAGCGGGAAGCCCTGCTCGCGGTGATGGATCGTGTCGTGGCACTGCACGGGACCGCCCGGCTCATCCGTGACGCGATCGGTGCCGACTCCGGCTTCGTCGCGGATCTCGCCAGCCCCGACCAGGCGGTGATCCGCTGGCTTTCCGGCACCCGGACCCACGAACTGCAGAACCTCATCGTGCCCATCGGGCAAGGCATCGGTGGCCGTGTGCTCGCGCTCGGTAAGCCGGTTCGGGTCAGCGACTACGTCAGCTCGCCGACCATCACCCACCAGTTCGACGCCCAGGTACGCGGCGAGGGACTCGGCGCGATGCTGGCTGTGCCGATCGTGAGCAAGTTCGACGACAGCGAGCGGACGGTTGCCGTCGCCTACGCCGCCATGCGCAAGGCCGCCGACTTCGGTGACGACGCCGTACGCACCATCGAGAGCATCGCCGACCATGCCGCGACGGCGCTGCACATCGCCACGGTCGCGGAGTCCAACAGGGCCGATGCGATCACCACGGAGCGGCAGCGCATGCGCAGCGCGTTGCACGACTCGGTCGGTGCGCTGCTGTTCTCCATCGGTGTGCAGGTCCGCGACCTGCACGAAAGCATCCGCGACAACCCGGCACTCGATCACAGGCTGCGCAGGCTGGAGTCGGACGTTTCGGCGGCGTCCAGCGCGTTGCGCGAGTCGCTGCTGGCCCTTTCGGAGAGCACGCCGGAACGGGCGCTGCCGGTCGAACTGGCCGAGCACGTCCGTTCGTTCGAGGCGCGCACCGGTGTGCCCGCGCGGTTGGTGCAGCTGGCGCCGGTGTCGCCGATGGACGCCGAGCGCACGGCGCTGTTGATCTCCGTGGTGAGGGAGGGCCTGCTCAACGTCGAGAAGCATGCACGGGCGTTTTCCGTGGTCGTCAGTCTGGGGCCGTGTGACGGCGGGGTGCAGCTCGTGGTGGCCGACGACGGCACGAGTGAACCCGCCGCGCCCGGTCCCAGTACCGGGATGGGGGTGCGCACGCTCGCCGAGCGTGCCGCCCGCCTCGGCGGGAGGGTGAGTCTGGTGCGCGACGAGGACGACGGCTGCACGTTGCGTGCCTGGCTGCCGAATGTCGAGCCTCGGTGACTTGTCGAGGTCTGTTGGTGACACGGTGTCGTCCGGTGTCGCCGGGTAGGTCGCGGAAGGGTGGAAAGGGCCGGTTGTGAGTGAGGAAAGCCCATCATGCGCGAGGGGCTCGCTCGCGGATTCTCGTGCAGCATGACCGCGACCGTGCTGGTCGTGGACGACCATCCGGTCGTCCGTGACGGGGTGGCGCTGCTGCTGCGGTCCGACCCCTCGTTGACCGTGATCGGTTCCGCCGAGTCGGGACAGGCCGGTATCAATCGCGCGAGTGAGCTGCGGCCGGACGTCGTCCTACTCGATCTGCGGCTGCCGGACATGCTGGCTCCGGAGGTGATCGCGGGCCTGCGCAGGGCACATCCGGGTGCGAAGGTCGTGGTGTTCACCGCGCACGGCGACCACCAGGGCGTGGTCGCCGCTATCGAGGCGGGCGCGGCAGGCGGGCTGCTCAAGGACGTCGCGGGCACCGACCTCGCGGCCGCGTTGCGGCGGGTGCTGCGCGGCGAGCGGGTTGTCGACCCTCGCATCTTTCCCGATAAGGGACAGCGCTCCGACGCGCTCGCGCGTAGCGGGCTCACCAGGCGCGAGTACGAGGTGCTGCGGCTGGCCGCGCAGGGCAAGACGAATCCCGAGATCGCGGAGGCGACCGGGCTGACGCGTAACACCGTGAAGACCTACCTGCAGTCCGCGTTGCACAAGCTGGGCGCGCGTAACAGGGTCGAGGCCATCGGCAAGGCGAGCGAGGCCGGGCTGTTGTGACGAATTAGTGACCGATTGGGCGGTTTTTCTTCGCTGCCTCTCCAAGTGGGGGTATGCGGGCCTCCTCCTCCCGCTCAGGATTAGCCGCCACTGGCAGTGACGCCAGTCACGAATTCGGAGGAGGCCTTGTGCGCACTGTGGCGCGAATTTGGGCAGCGAGATGTTGACGGTCCGTGACCTCCGGGTGCGTTATGGGCGTTCGGTGGCCGCCCTCCACGGCATCGACCTCCAGGTGCCCGACGACGGCGTGGTCGCGGTGCTCGGCAGCAACGGAGCGGGCAAGTCGACCCTGCTGCGCGCCATCTCCGGAACCCTTCGGATGCACAGGGGCACCGTGTCCGGTGGGCAGATCCACTACGGCGACCGCAGGATCGACCGGCTCGATCCTGCGGCGATCGTGCGACTCGGCGTTGTCGGTGTCCCTGAGGGCAGGCAGGTCTTCGCCAGGATGACCGTCGAGGAGAACCTGCGTGCGGGTGGGATCGGAGCCGGTTCAGCGACCGACCGTGCCGAGGCGAGGAAGCGAGTGCTTGACCTGTTCCCGGTGCTCGCAGAACGCGCGGGGCAGCGGGCGGGCCTGCTCTCCGGTGGTGAGCAGCAGATGCTCGCTATCGGCAGGGCGCTGATGACCGGCCCCAGCCTGCTGCTACTGGACGAGCCGTCACTCGGCCTGGCGCCCAAGGTCGTCGAGCGGATCGGCGAGACCATCAAGGAGATCCACGCGCAGGGCACCGCCGTCGTGCTGGTCGAGCAGAACGCGGTGATGGCGCTGGCTGTGGCCGACTCCGCCGTCGTGCTCGAGGTGGGCAAGGTCGCGCTTTCCGGCTCGGCCGCGGAGCTTTCGGCCAGCGAGGACGTGCAGCGGCTCTACCTCGGCGGGCATGCCGAGTCCGAAGCGGAGGCCGAGCGGGAGGCGGAGCAGGCTCGTGCCCTGCGTGCCCGGCGACGCGGATTGTCGAGGTGGGCCGGATGAACCCGCGCGAACTGAACGTGGAACGGTTGACGCTTCGCTTCGGTGGGCTGTGCGCGCTGGACGAGGTTTCCTTCACGGTGCGACCCGGCTCGCTGCACGCGCTGATCGGGCCCAACGGCGCTGGAAAGTCCAGTTGCTTCAACGTGATCAGCGGGTTGTACCGCGCCAGCGACGGCACGGTGAAGTTCGGCGAACACGAACTGACTCGTGAGCGCCCCTCGCACATGGCACGGCTGGGTATCGGCAGGGCGTTCCAGAACACCGCGCTTTCGCCGCACTCCACCGTGCTGGACAACGTGATGCTCGGCAGGTACGCGCTGACCAGGGGCGGCTTCCTCTCCTGCGGGCTGCGTCCACCGTGGATTCGCAAGCAGGAGCACAGGCACGCGGCAAGGGCCGCGGAAATCTGTGACTTCCTCGGCATCGGTGACGTGCTGCATACCCCGGTCGGGGTGCTGCCCTACGGCGGGGTGAAGCGGGTGGACATCGCGAGGGCGCTCGCGGTTGAACCCTCACTACTGCTGCTCGACGAACCCGCAGCGGGGATGAACGCGACCGAGACCGCGGAGCTGGCCAGCACGATCCGGCAGATCCGCGACGAACTCGGCATCTCGATCCTGCTGGTGGAACACGACATGGGACTTGTGATGGGCATCGCGGATCAGGTGACGGTGCTGGACTTCGGCCGAGTCATCGCGGACGGGGAGCCCGCCGCGGTGCGTGCGGACCCCGAAGTCATCAGGGCCTACCTGGGCACCGAAAGCACCCACAGCGCCACGAGCACGGAGGCCGGATAAGTGGAAACGTTCGTTCAACTCTTCGTCAACGGCCTCGGAAAGGGCGCCGTCTTCGCCTTGCTCGCACTGGGTTTCGTGGTGATCTTCAAGGCCACCGAGGTCGTCAATTTCGCACACGGCTCGCTCGTGCTCTTCGGTGGCTACCTGGTGGTCGTCACCCGCGAGACGCTCGGCTGGGCGGGAGCGGCGATACTCGGGATCGTCAGCGCGGGTCTGCTCGCGCTGGCCATCGAGCGGCTGCTGCTTTCCCGCTCGAAACTGGCGGACCCGTTCAGCCTCGCGCTGCTGACCATCGGTGTGGACGTGATCGTCACCGAGGAGCTCGTCCGCAGGCTCGGCGTGTCGCTGCCGTTCGTCGGCGACGCCTGGGACGCGCAGCCGATCCAACTCGGTGGGATCACGCTGTTTCGCACGCACCTGGTCGCTCTGCTCGTGGCGACCGTGCTCATCACCGCCTTCTTCCTCGCCTTCCGGTATTCCAACTGGGGTATCGCCATGCGAGCGCAGGCGGAGAACAAGGAGGCCGCCGCGCTGGTAGGCATCCGTAGCTCCGGGGTCACCGCGACGGCATGGTTGGTGGCTGGCCTGCTCGCCGGGGTCGCCGTGCTGTTCATCGCCACCCAGGACTTCTCGGGCGCAGGGTTGTCGCGGGGGACGCACTCGATCGCGCTCGCCGCGTTCCCTGCCGCCATCATCGGCGGGCTCGACTCCACGGCGGGCGCCATCGTCGGCGGGATAACGGTTGGCCTTGTCGACGCGCTGTCCACGCACTACATCTCGTTCGCCTTCGCCAAGAGCGCGGTATTCCTCGTGATGCTCGTCGTGCTGGTCGCGCGCCCCTCCGGGCTGTTCGGGACGAGGGAGAGTACCCGTGTCTGAGGCCTCTGTGACCGATCGCTCCACAGTGGAGGAGCCTGCCCGTGCCCCGGTGCCTGCTTCGCGCCGCGACATCGGGTGGTGGGCACGCAAGGCGATGTGGTTGGCGCTGCTGATCGTGTTGCTCGCCTTGCCGCTGTACCTGGAGGCACAGTGGCTGAAAGCAGGGCAGTACGTGATGGTCGGCGCGGTCGGCGCGATCGGGCTGACGCTGTTGACCGGACAGGCGGGTCAGCTTTCGCTCGGGCACGCGTTCTTCCTGCTGGTCGGCGCCACTTCGTACACCGTGCTTTCCGCTCCGACGGACGAGGAACGGGTGATCGGCTTCGGTATCGACCCCGCGCTCTCGCTCGTCGGGGCCGTCCTGATCACCGCGGTGCTCGGGTTGGCCTTCGCCCCCGTCGCGGCACGGCTGCGCGGCATCTACCTCGGTGTGGCCTCGCTGTCGCTGGTGTTCCTCG harbors:
- a CDS encoding transketolase; this encodes MSVATVDVERLTELGQQLRVDAVRASGAAGSGHPTSSMSAADLMAVLLAGHLRYDFSASQNPANDHLIFSKGHASPLLYAMYVAAGAISDEELLRYRTSGSRLEGHPTPQLPWVDVATGSLGQGLPIGVGLALAGRDLDRRDYRVWVLCGDSELAEGSMWEAFEHAGDQQLANLIAIVDVNRLGQRGPTRHGWDTGAYARRIGAFGWHTVEIDGHDVDQIERAYSEAERSDLPTAILARTRKGKGVAAVEDAEGAHGKPLPDTESAIEELGGRRSIRVEVTRPQADDRLPKLTTRSLELPVYLAGEQVATRTAFGEAITALGRVRSDIVVLDGEVGDSTRSQFFQREHPERFFQFYIAEQQMIAAAVAMQVRGWVPYAATFSAFLSRAYDFVRMAAVSGADLCLIGSHAGVSIGQDGPSQMGLEDLAMFRALWRSIVLYPCDANQTAHLTAAMADHAGIRYLRTTRGDTPVLYGGEETFPIGGSKVLRSSPDDQVTIVGAGITVHEALAAADRLADDGVAARVIDLYSVKPVDVVTLHQAAAETGRIVTVEDHWPQGGLGDAVLDAFTQSTAFPRVAKLGILALPGSATPEEQLQHAAIDADAIVEAALGLVES
- a CDS encoding permease: MVRQTATTVHSRSRLLGIAVFAVLSVLALLVAKWWPYAGKTVSLADGGTWQGGSLLDTSTPEPGLAAGWEFLLSYGEAVWLALVAAVLIGAAIEALLPRDWLARSLGRWGPIGGGLLALPSMMCTCCAAPIVKSMRRGGARTGPAVAYWLGNPVLNPAVLVFLLLMFPWQWAATRLVAGLALVLGVSALAARFAREQAVSGVPRPMPVPADLTGSARRFALALARFALLLVPAYALLVFAVGALRGWLLPLGPELAGASAVAAVVAAVLGLLVVIPTAGEIPVVLALAAAGFSPFVLGILLITLPAVSLPSMLLLARTLTWRTTAIVAAGVTAAGVLAGALLTGLSATGAL
- a CDS encoding GAF domain-containing sensor histidine kinase, whose product is MERVVERSIALDGLLREREALLAVMDRVVALHGTARLIRDAIGADSGFVADLASPDQAVIRWLSGTRTHELQNLIVPIGQGIGGRVLALGKPVRVSDYVSSPTITHQFDAQVRGEGLGAMLAVPIVSKFDDSERTVAVAYAAMRKAADFGDDAVRTIESIADHAATALHIATVAESNRADAITTERQRMRSALHDSVGALLFSIGVQVRDLHESIRDNPALDHRLRRLESDVSAASSALRESLLALSESTPERALPVELAEHVRSFEARTGVPARLVQLAPVSPMDAERTALLISVVREGLLNVEKHARAFSVVVSLGPCDGGVQLVVADDGTSEPAAPGPSTGMGVRTLAERAARLGGRVSLVRDEDDGCTLRAWLPNVEPR
- a CDS encoding response regulator, with translation MTATVLVVDDHPVVRDGVALLLRSDPSLTVIGSAESGQAGINRASELRPDVVLLDLRLPDMLAPEVIAGLRRAHPGAKVVVFTAHGDHQGVVAAIEAGAAGGLLKDVAGTDLAAALRRVLRGERVVDPRIFPDKGQRSDALARSGLTRREYEVLRLAAQGKTNPEIAEATGLTRNTVKTYLQSALHKLGARNRVEAIGKASEAGLL
- a CDS encoding ABC transporter ATP-binding protein, translated to MLTVRDLRVRYGRSVAALHGIDLQVPDDGVVAVLGSNGAGKSTLLRAISGTLRMHRGTVSGGQIHYGDRRIDRLDPAAIVRLGVVGVPEGRQVFARMTVEENLRAGGIGAGSATDRAEARKRVLDLFPVLAERAGQRAGLLSGGEQQMLAIGRALMTGPSLLLLDEPSLGLAPKVVERIGETIKEIHAQGTAVVLVEQNAVMALAVADSAVVLEVGKVALSGSAAELSASEDVQRLYLGGHAESEAEAEREAEQARALRARRRGLSRWAG
- a CDS encoding ABC transporter ATP-binding protein, whose protein sequence is MNPRELNVERLTLRFGGLCALDEVSFTVRPGSLHALIGPNGAGKSSCFNVISGLYRASDGTVKFGEHELTRERPSHMARLGIGRAFQNTALSPHSTVLDNVMLGRYALTRGGFLSCGLRPPWIRKQEHRHAARAAEICDFLGIGDVLHTPVGVLPYGGVKRVDIARALAVEPSLLLLDEPAAGMNATETAELASTIRQIRDELGISILLVEHDMGLVMGIADQVTVLDFGRVIADGEPAAVRADPEVIRAYLGTESTHSATSTEAG
- a CDS encoding branched-chain amino acid ABC transporter permease, translated to METFVQLFVNGLGKGAVFALLALGFVVIFKATEVVNFAHGSLVLFGGYLVVVTRETLGWAGAAILGIVSAGLLALAIERLLLSRSKLADPFSLALLTIGVDVIVTEELVRRLGVSLPFVGDAWDAQPIQLGGITLFRTHLVALLVATVLITAFFLAFRYSNWGIAMRAQAENKEAAALVGIRSSGVTATAWLVAGLLAGVAVLFIATQDFSGAGLSRGTHSIALAAFPAAIIGGLDSTAGAIVGGITVGLVDALSTHYISFAFAKSAVFLVMLVVLVARPSGLFGTRESTRV